The genomic stretch acgaagctgagaaaaaagccatagctgaccagatgaagaatgacgaactcttggcttgtttagtgaagctggaggccgacaataaggacttagagtccgaaaagaaagatctggaggccgaactgaatactgccgtcgctgagaggactgcgtatgaggatttcatcagcaggcgcgggggaatgaccatctctgaagttcaggaacgagttgacgaactgtgggaggaatatcatgtactccggaggaacaatgcgctggagagctcggcttgccaacaagtcgtgaaatcattgcggcgctgggcttctcggtacgacatcattctttcccggcgtccctcaatcgagagattccttaggcatttcccgccaacagatggtcgcactccagctcgaacctctgattcacttgctcaaaaccctactccaagtcagcaacgaactcaggaacaaccggagacgtcaagacgaggacggactgaagttcgcagaggagcggtgactatgagtgagcaagatcggcaaatgattcgtgaagagactcttcgccgccgaggtgctagagcttcccgggctcagggaagaggcggtaggtcgattagagcatctcgtcgacctgcttattcttcagctgcccggaatgaccgaactcggcttcacgaggattttgtaaatagatggctcaactttagcaaccatggacagtagaatagtcctttgtaatggcgtaacgccttctcgtagggcagcagaattatatgccgaacaagatttaataaatgaaattttcatttcgcttctatcactgcgtatttacagctcagcgaaaaaatttcatcgtgctcttcctcggtcttatgaagtaaacttctttgaccggactcgtcctcggtctcgtaaagtaagcttctttgaccggactcgtctttggtcttatgaagtaaacttctttgaccggacttggtcctcggtcttatgaaataaacttctttgaccggactcgtctttggtcttatgaagtaaacttctttgaccggactcgtctttggtcttatgaagtaaatttctttgaccggactaagcttgtgtcctaatttggcgagttttatcgctcggatcggactttcccttgtcctaatttggggatcggactttcccttgtcctaattcggcgagttttatcgcgtggatcggactttcccttgtcctaattcggcgagttttatcgcgtggatcggactttccctttgttgcagttcgtttcagacgaactgcttgtttcttaagctgaattgtggtcttgtatcctccttagaagcttggactcacaatcgttggcttatatatgttctaaaaaggggatcagccttcgaagaacaagatacctcagtaacatttgtaagagacgacacgcacatagacagacaaaacgcacataaagacaaacatgaaaaacaagtaaaaaacaaagaaagcacatacccctaggaccgaactagacacaagactgactgaccggactgtctcttacaaatggaacttcttgaggttggaaatgtgccatgttcggggtacttgttctcctgacacgtgagtcaatttgtaagaccctttgcccaggacttctgacacccgatatggaccttcccatgtgggttcgagtttgcccagcttttctgctcggcttacttcgttgtttctcaagacgagatctcccacttgaaattgcagctttttcaccctttggttataataccgggctacttgctccttgtacttggctgcttttatgcaggccaattctcttctttcttcggccagatctagttcggctttcagtccgtcatcattcatttctgaggagaaatttagagttcggggactgggtacgccgatctcaactggaatcacggcttcagtgtcgtacaccagactgtacggagtttctctgttggaggttttgggtgtagttcggtaggaccataggacttgagggagattttctacccattgtcctttggcttgttctaaccgagctgagcgggcggcttctcaggattgagacgtggccccaatcggtcttgcaccggagtcctttgaatcctttcaaaaggagttcatcgaggatgtccctgatcgccaaaaggagttcggcgaggatgtccctgatcgtctcctcgggatgagctgtctaaagaccgtttgcgacggtctgcctcatcggcacgggagaactggtccgcaatgtcccacatctcttgagctgtttgcggactgcattccacgagctttctgtagagagctccgggcaggattccattttggaatgccgaaatgacaagtagatcattgagatcatctacttgtaggcattccttgtggaacctcgtcataaagtcgctgatcttttcgtcgcgaccttgacgtgtagaaagcagctgagccgaagtgattcgggcttccgctttctgaaagaacctcctgtggaaagcatccattagatctcggtaagatctaatgctgccttgggggaggctatcgaaccaccttcttgcgttcccgataagcagctcgggaaacagcttgcacatatggacctcattgagaccctggttcgccatgttatactgatagcgtcccaggaagtcatgaggattcactaacccgtcataagtcattgacggagttcggtagttctgtggtaagggagttcgggtgatatcgtccgagaacggagtcttcaatgctccgtacatggcgaacccgacatctcttcggtatggaggagacggagttctcctgtgattccggtaccgaggaggaacaggaacatgtcggggttgaggattcttcttcctggaagacacggcactactgcggtagtgactttcatgtctggatgaggagggagaatccaccgttttcgtctcaggcttttggcctgtttgcaggaatgttaagaattcatcctgcttctcggccaaaaacaacttgacagcctcgttcaaatcgggctgctgggaagactcggtgcgatgagtctttgagcggcttgttccttctccgtgagaactggaagtagatttctcccgaggctgttttccagatctgcgggctggactagcttcctcatggttatcacgaacggtattatgggtgttacgtgatctggtatgcatttttttagtggaagaggatcaaaaactcgcttttatcacagatttggttctctgtttcccacagacggcgccagtgatgattgggcgaatttttgatggtagtaaatgcgggtaaaaaatatatagatcacgacacaaggaattacgtggttcgatttactgaggtaaatctacgtccacgggaagaaaggagggcaagattgtattgcttgatctggtttacagcttacaaatacagacttgctatatgatatttgatgtttagagagcttcttcttcctctttagtctatctgatctaagttctatttatacattgaactaagatcgtggcttgcatcaccactaactaggtcgtggcttacatcactaCTAActaggttgtggatgtcgtggaggtcatgagatcttgcatgggtccactatctctttgtttggtccgctatcctgcatgagatcctgcatgagttgacaccactaaatagatcgtgtagtggaggtcgtggaggttctgcatgagtccactatctcccagttcggtcgaatactgagaccgaactgctgaactattgccgagcagcttttgccgatctgagagtagagcttgattggtcggcttttaccgagctgtaggctggggccgaactctttggtaatgccgaactgatactcttccttgggctttgggctgatgctgggcttgtttagtacgtaccccatcagtaaACAATCGTCTAGTTGCGTTTTTTTATCGCATAATATACCTGCTcctcttttttttaatgtttcttGAATCGTCCATGCATTCGTGTGAActagttttttttcttcataattTGAATTTCTGATGACCATCGTTGCTATGGTTCCGAAAAGTTCAATTCTTTTCTTGTTTTTCGTTTTTCTTCTCtaagaattttattttttcatgatCAAAACCGCAATTCATAAGTTTTCTTTAGTGGTCACTTTATCTAATGATCTGATTTTGTTGTGTTGCTTTCTATTATTAGACGAAGCATAAAAATTCAGGAACCTTCCTTTGAATTATAGCAGAATGTTGTTGTCTACAATCACTTGCTGGTTGAGCTATAGCTAATAATAATGCTTAATCTGTTGTTTTTGTAAACATTGTGTTTGATAGTTACCCTAAATTATGTTTCCTAATAAaggtttaaatttttttatgcaGAGATCATGGGTGGCTTTTGTAGTTGTTTTCATGTCCCTGGTAGCCATAGTTTTTGTCTTGGATGCTTATTCAATAAGCTTAAGAATAAGGTATGGTTAAACCTAATCTTTGAGCAATCAATCTCTGGTCATATTCTGTGCTTCTTTCATGGCAGAGTATGAGAGGAAGGGTGTGTTTGTGCTGTTTAACTGTTGAAATTGAACTTGATTTTTGATATCTAGAGGTTGAATAGGCTAATGATGTTGTGGAGAAGAAGAATCTTAATAATGAGGTTGTGAGATTTTGTGAGCTGTTTATGGGAgagtgatgatctgcattagtAGTTGGTTTCTTGAGGTTATAATGGAAGCTAAACTTATCTCCATTATGCAGCCTGCGAATGTATATACACAAAGAGAAAGAAACGACGTCTCTTCACTTAATGAGCACACAACTTCTACGATTCCTTTGACCACAACACCGGCTGCTAGCAGGCCTAACGACATAGCTGTGAGTAGCATTGCTATTTCCAGACAACAGGATGCAGAGAGTTTGCAGGTTCAGCCCGAACCGTTTCCACAAAGTGATGTGCACGTTGACACAAAATCCGGAGAAGGGCTATGGATATTAATCACCCCCGATCCACTGCAGAAGATTAAATCCTATGTAAAAGCTCTGCCATCTGATACAGACAGATTCAAATGTGTGTTCCCAGATGACCGGGATGAGTGTCCAACATGTCTTGAAGGTATAATATGTCGGTTTATGAGTTTATCCCTCTCTCTTGTGCACATAGTGGATGGATAAAGCAAGGTTATTGAAATGCACATTCAGAACTGTTACAATCACTTGATTCCATCTTGCTCCTTTGCCTTGTTAACAGAATATACCTCTGAAAATCCTAAGATAACGGCAAAGTGTAATCATCATTATCACCTCAGCTGTATCTACGAGTGGATGGAGAGAAGCGAAAATTGCCCGGTTTGTGGGAAGGTATTCTTTCTTCTGTCAATCCATCTAGATATAATTGTTGTTGCTTCATGCTTTTCCACATTGATCTCTTCTGATTGAGTAATATTTGAATTTACATTGCTTGATAGTTAGCCCATCTACACTGCAAACAGAGGAACCAGCATTTCCTTTTGAtgtaataacaaaataaaatgaatgtATTTCCCAAATCTCAGAAATAGCAGCTGCTTAAGTGAGATATATTTGTCACTTTTTGCTATATTATTAAAGAATAGTTGCCATCTTATATGAACTATCATCAATGGAAGTTACAATTACACCAAATATTAGGAGCAAAATGGCTTCAGAATGTTATCATTGGTtaagaatattaaaaaatttatataactGAGACACCAGATGACAGTGGCTCAAAGGAAAAACATAATCGAAACTAGTATTTGATGATATGTTGTAAATATCGACATGAACCTTTTTCACTTAGAACCTTATTAAGAAGGTATATTTGAACTCTATATAGTGAAATATACCTTGATCATATCCCCCACTGATTTTTCCCCTTGGTTTTGTCTAGATGATGCTCTTTGGCGAATGAAGCTGAACGACAGTCAATCACATCAACGAATTCCCACAACTATGTTCAAGAATACTCTTCATCTCATAGTACATTTCTTGTTTTCGTCACTCCAAATTTTGTTAATGGATCGTATTCTTGATGCTGATGATCTTCGTATTCTTTATAACTTCATATGTTAAGTATGTCAGTATGTGCATATTTTCGATCACATTTTAATTCATTTGTAACTTCACTATAGATGATGACCAACAATGAATTCAAGTGCCATTTTCACACAGATACAAATTAcacacatattttatttaactcaAGAATCCAACAAGTTATTCCTCGGTTTACAGAGGGGCTGCAGAGCATATGTAGGCCCACAAATTTACACACATGAATAACTCATGGTATACACTCAAAATGTAAAACAACTGCAACATACATAAAACACAGCATATTATCCTCACACAGATAACTACTAATTCCCCATGAACAAGTTGAGCCGCGTTGGATTTCACGCAGCAAAGCATCCCAGATGGCATGAGTAGAGTGAATCAAGAGTGAGGTCGAGCTCATTCCTTCTCGCCTCTGATTCTTCGTCGTATGTGCCGCCTCTGCATCAACGACATGTGAGAAGAGGATGGAATTATAATACTAAAGCTAGGTAAAGCTGGATTTTGACACAATCTAAACATTTTGTGAGAAACTTACCCCATGTTTAAGGAAGGAAGTCGAGATGCCATGAGGTATTGAGGTTGTGGCGGCGGCAGTGGAGGCAGCGCCGCTGTGTTAGTGGTGGAGTTTCGCTGCTCCCATTGTGTCTGCTGCCCCAATTCCTTTTCCTTGTATTTGATCTATATCATGCAACAGATATACTTATTGGTGATTCCTCAcaacaagagagagagagagagatctaGAGAGGTCACCTTCTTTGCTAGCATGCTGTTTTCCTCTTGGATAGCCTTCTCCTGCAATAATgttaattaaaaagaagaagcagaagaagtTGAGATTAGGCATAGCATAATTAGGATTAGAATCATCAACTAAGAgaaaaagaatattattttgtacAAAAACCCAAACATTTTAGTTATATAATGTAATTGGATTTATTCACTACTATCATCTCATAAATTCAATGACTTAAATTCCAACAAATTATAGCATTAACATCTTAACTGTAAGCTGTAAAGAAATATTACAAAATGTAATTACTGATAATCTTCTTAAAGAACTATTGGTGATATTCAACTAAGGTGCACACATATATGAATAAGAAAATATATGTAACGTGGATCGGGGAAGGGACAGACCTTCCGCTGCAACTCCGAGATTGAATCAAACAAGAGCTGATTCTGTAGATATTAAAAACCAATCTCATTAGTGGTTGAAGTTTGCAGAGTAACAGGTTTATATGCATACGTATGAATCGATGAACCATACTTTTCTTGATCGGATGGTCTTAAGAGCACTGTCAAGTTGTTGCTCCAAGTTCTGCAGATCTTTCATGCTCATCGTGTCCAGATCTTCGCCCATGTAGTGCCTGACCAGTTAGGGATATTTAAtgcaaacacacaaacaaatcACTAATCACAAATTTGCGTGTGAATATTGTGAGTTAATTGACCAGTACTTTACCTATGATTTCTTTGCAAGAGCTCAATTCTGGCCTTAAGTTTGCTGTGTTCGAGAGTCCAATTAACCTGCAAATGTCACATAAAATTATATATGGCCACCCttgttaaatttataaaaatcagGTTACAACGTACATACGTTTAATTAGCTGACTAATGTTACTAGCACAAAAGATTACTAATTTACTAGGTAAGAGTTGGACATTATTGGATATCTGATCATGTTGCACCCTTTTTCAGCAAGGGTTTGATCAAACCCGTTGATTTAATGGTTGGCTGAATTCGGATGCAATGGTTCACATCCCAACCCAATGTGAGGATCGAGGATAGACAACGTGCACATGTATACTCGTGCACCATCTTCGTGGTAACTTCAGCTAGCCCAAGCTAACAAATTGAACTCCATCGTGGATTTATCATCGTGAATATATTTCGATCTCATTAATTGCAAAATTGAACACAATCAAATAACTAGTAAAATTAAGTAATAAAAAGTTATTGGAAAGACAAGGAGAAGGGACACTCGAAACTATTATGAAGTGAACCACATAAAAATTAGGGCTTCATTTGAAAACAGACAAATACACCAACAGAAACACGTATATTCAAAATTGTTACCTAAATACACCTACTGTAGTTAATTATGACATTGAATTATAAATATCACTTACAGGCGACTCAGGCTCATTAGCGATTAACTGTCTTTCTGCAAATGAGTATCTTTCATACTTCTCCAAAATCCTGTCCATGCTGTTTcaaatttcaccaaattaaaatcAGTCAACTAAAGAAGAAAGATAGACATGTACTCCTTTTATGCCCATTGTGTATAACAATCTTCAATCCACCAGAAAAGGAAACATAAAATGGAGTACTTTATGCCCATTATGCATCTCacatttatatactactattagttttaaaatgGAAGTAAAATGAGATAAACATGTGAAATCTATTTAtcaaaaattgtaaaaataaaaagagaaatttcATCGAAAATGCCCCAAACAGAAAGGACACAGGAAGTATAACATTAATTTTGGTGCCCTAAAAATAATTTACTCATATAAAAAGAGATAAATGCATAAGGAATTTCAAATTGAGTATGGTTCACACAAAGTTTCTAGCATAGTTCATTTAAGACATAAATTTCATAGTCATAGTAGTATAAGTTTATGATGATTTATAaacttaaaatatttaatagctTAGTCATTTGATGATAATGTTTTCTTTATCCATGTAAAGATGAGTGGCATTTCACCTCTCTTATCCACGTCATATTTATTGGGTGACATAACAAACTCACAAAGTTAAGCCAAAAATAAAACTCGTATATATTGACCAGGAAAATGTAACATACTAATTCAAATAATCAATCTTCTACTTCACCTCCAATCTCCATCATCAACAAATCTAAAAAATAATCCgatgtatttttaaaaagttttacACAAATAAGACAGAAAATACTAAAGATCGACAAAGTTATTATATGACCCTAGCTACCTAGCTTCCTCTTTTGAAAGATCCATCTACTCACATTACTTCTAGCTGCTGCAATATATATTATccgaaaatttaataaaatgaacCATCAGTCTACCCTCTATTATTACTTATGTACATGCAGTTTTTTCATTTGTGAAAAAGATCGGTATAGCATAAGTAATTCAACATAATTAAGTGAGTAAATAAAAAGAGAACTTAATCACAATGGAAACCAAAATTCTCcgtttcattttaatttccaaACAAAATAGCAATTCTTCTCTCGCGGCTAGCCAGGTTTACAAATTTCCTACATCCTCGAAACAAAGCAAAAGGAAGCGGAAATTGTCAGGAAAAGTTGAAGGTATATGGATTAAAATACAGTGAAAACCCCTCACGTCAAAACATGAAGTCGACACGTGTTTGAAATACCATAACACTATGACAAGAAGGGCTAACTCTACACAAAAACTACAGATCCACGCAACCCTTCAATCTTCATAAATACTATAGGACAACTCCAATAAACTTCATCCTGCAATTTTAATCTAGCTCATAATTATTCCAAAATAATTCCAGGACAAGATTAAATAATACAAATGGAGATTAATTGCCAAGAAACGACATAAAAAAAGGAAGACCTAAAACCTAATTACACACAAAAAAGAATAAAACACCAGACCTAAACCTAAACCTCTGACA from Salvia splendens isolate huo1 chromosome 15, SspV2, whole genome shotgun sequence encodes the following:
- the LOC121768340 gene encoding truncated transcription factor CAULIFLOWER A-like — protein: MGRGKVQLKRIENKINRQVTFSKRRAGLLKKAHEISVLCDAEVALIVFSHKGKLFEYSTDSCMDRILEKYERYSFAERQLIANEPESPVNWTLEHSKLKARIELLQRNHRHYMGEDLDTMSMKDLQNLEQQLDSALKTIRSRKNQLLFDSISELQRKEKAIQEENSMLAKKIKYKEKELGQQTQWEQRNSTTNTAALPPLPPPQPQYLMASRLPSLNMGGGTYDEESEARRNELDLTLDSLYSCHLGCFAA